CGTCTCCATATCTATCGGATGATCTATTACTATATATGCATTCGGGTAATTGTTAACCTCAGTTTTTATTTCTTTAGTTTCCTCTACAGATTTCATTTTCTTGGCATCAGAGGTTTTTGTCGTCTTTTTTCTTGTTTTTGTCTTTGTCTTTTTTGCAGTGGTTTTATTTTTTATTTCATTCTTTTCTTCAGAATCGGATATAGTCGTAACTTTTTTCTTTGATACCTTCATTGCCATTTCTTTTCCTCCGCAAAAGTTTTTATAGTATTTGATTTTACAAACTTTTCACTATAAAATCAATTATTATTAAGCACCATATATGCTGTACTTTTTATATATTTTTCCATTCATCATTTCGGCGGTACGCCGCGTCATGACATTGTCATCAAGTACCCATGAAAGCTCACAATGTTTATACCCGTTTTTTAAAGCGTTTTTCAGCCCTTTTTCATACATTATAGCTTCAATACCTTTATGTCTGTACTCTTTTATCACTCCCATGACCATAAGTCTGAGTCTGTCGATTTTATTCTTATAATACAGATATTTGAAGATACCAAAAGGTAAAAGACTTCCATTAAGCTTTTTTAGTACCTGATTATAATCTGGCAAAGAAATAAGCATTCCGACAGGCACACCAGAAAGCGATGCTATTATTATCATATCAGGATCGAGAAGCGGCTTCATTTTTGAAGCCAACACTGCAAACTCCTCATCGCTCCAAGGAACAAAACCCCAATTTTTTTCCCAAGCTCTATTATATATGGATATCGCGGATTTTAAATCTTCGTCAAAAGTATCTTTGCCTAGCGATTTCACTTTTAGAGTCGGGAGCTTTTTTTTTGCCATTTGTACTACTTTTTCAAGACGCCCAAGTCTTGAATCCCCAGTAACATCCATATCATAGGCATAAAGTTCTTTTATTTTTTTGAGTCCTGATTTTTCCGCAATACTGAGATAGTACTGCGGCGTATAACTCATCATAAGAGCAGGAGGCAAATCAAAACCTTCCGACAGAAAACCGAGTTCGTCATTTGTAGATGGATTCATCGGCCCCATCATTTTATTTATGCCTTTTTCGTTAAGCCAGTTTTTTACGGCATCAAAAAGAGCCTTTGCTGTAACATCATCATCAATGCATTCAAAAAAACCGAAAAAACCGCAGTTGTCATCTTGAAAATTTATATAATTGTAATCAATTATAGCCGCTATCCTACCTGTTATCCTTCCGTTTTCATCATAAGCAAGAAAAAGCTGTTTTTTTGCATGAAGCCAAAAAGGATTTTTGTCATCCGACAAAATTTCTATCGTATCGGATATAAGAGGTGCTACCCAAGGGCTTTTTTTTGAATAAATCTTCCATGGAAAACGGATGAATTGCCTGAACTGTCTCGAGGTTTCGACTTTAGAAATTCTCATGTTCTTATCCTGCCGTGTATATATGTTTAAGAGATTATGCCCAGAGCTTTGCCGACTTTTGAAAACTTGTCAAGGATAAAGTTCAGATGTTCATCCGTATGGGTTGCCATGTAGCTTGTTCTTATTATCGCCTGCCCTTCGGGAACAGCCGGAGTGACTACTGGAGAAGCAAACACGCCTTCGTCAAAAAGCATCTTCCACATTTTAAAAGCCGTCAAATCACTGCCTACAGTTAAAGGTACTATCGGCGACTGAGAATTGTTTGTTTTATAGCCCATAGACTGAAAAGCCGTTTTCATTTTTTTGGAGTTTTCCATAAGTTTCATTCTTCTTTCGGGTTCCTGAATTATTAAATCTAAAGCCGTATCTATCGCACCTACACACGCAGGAGGAAGGCTTGCGGTAAAAATCATTGATCTTGATGCATGTTTTATATAATCTATCACTTCGTTTCTGCTTGCGATAAAACCGCCTATCGATGCCAAAGATTTTGAAGCAGTTGCCATCAAAACGTCAACATCTTCTTCTATATTAAAGTGAGAGCCAGTTCCTCTGCCATTTTCGCCTATTACGCCAAGTGAGTGTGCTTCGTCAACATAAACTTTTGCTCCATATTTTTTTGCAAGTTTTGAAATTTCAGGCAAGTTTGCTATGTCGCCTTCCATACTGAATATGCCGTCAACTACTATAAGCATTCCCCTTCCCTGATTTTTTGCAAGCTGTCTTTCAAGATCGGACATATCATTATGCCTAAATCTTGCCATTTCTCCGAAAGAAAGGCGGCAGCCGTCAATAATGGAAGCATGGTCAAGTTTATCGGTTATTATGACTTCGCCTTTTCCCACAAGGCTGGAAATAGCACCTAAATTCGAATGATGCCCCGTAGTAAAAAGAACGGCTGACTCTTTATTGATAAATTTTGCAAATTTCTTTTCGACTTTCTCATGCAGATCGCTTGTTCCGTTAAGAAATCTTGAACCCGTTCCCGAAGTTCCATATTTCTTTACAGCTTCTATTGAAGATTCTATTACTTTAGGATGGCTTGCAAGTCCAAGATAATTATTTGAACAGACAACGATTTTTTTCTTACCGTCAACTACAGTTTCCGGACCCTGCTGCGATTCTACTGTATGAAAATATGGATAAAATCCGGATTTTTTAAGTTCGTTGGCATCATGGAAGTTGAGACATTTCTCAAAAATATCAGAACTCATTTGAACGATCTCCCTTTTTGCATACTAAAAAAATTTATTATTTAAATACCAATTATATGTTATTTTAGAAGCAATTTCAAGTTTGGTAAACTCAATACCTAAATCAACCCGGGCGCAAGTATTATCGGCAATCCAGTATTCTTGGAGCATTTCGTTTATTTTTTGCTTATTAAGCACCGCAGGCTTTCCTGTGATATATGAGAACGACTGGGCTGCCATGCCTGCAAACTTAAAAACAAAATCCGGAATCGGTATAGGCATAGCTGTTCTGCCTACGGCTTTGGAAATTACCTGTCCCACCTGTGACCACGTGTAAGGCGTTTCCTCAGCAAGATAATATGTCCTATTATCGCTTTTTTTGTTATCAAGACATGTACAAACGCATCGTGCTACATCTTTTACATATACCAGTTGCAAAACCCTTTTTTCAACTGTAAAAGGTCTTAAATGTTTGTTTACAAGATTGAAAAATATAAAAATATCTTTATCCCTCGGACCATAAACCGACGCTGGTCTTAATATTGTATAGGGAATTTTCCCCAAAAAGAGTTCCTGTATTTCTTCTTCGGCTGCAATCTTACTCAAACCGTAATCCGAAACAGGTGTTTCTTCTTCATTAAGTTTTTTTGGATTTGCGGAACTGCCAGGACCCATAGCTGCCTGAGATGAAATAAAAATGAACTTTTTTAATGATGGATTCATTTTTAAAACGGCATTACATAGGTTTTTGGTATACTCGACATTGCCTTTAAAATAATCTTCTCTGTTAAAAGCTCTTACGCGGCCGGCACAATGCACTATTATGTCAATATTTTTTACGCATATTTCTAAAAATTTTATGTCGTTTAAATCTCCGTATTTAAAAAAAACCGGCAGATGACTTATCCACGACAAGTCCGATGTTTTTCTTACGACACAGGTAACCTGGTGCTTTTTAGACAATAATGCTTCAACTATATGACTACCTATAAAACCGTTAGACCCAGTAACAAGCACCTTTAGCATAATATTCTCCCTCTGCTGCATATCAGCAGATTCTCGGTAATTGTTCAGTATCGATATTAAGAATTTTTCTCAGATTTCCCGAAACGGTTTTTACCCATACCCCTTTAGGATCTTTCACGACTTTCCCTATAACCGCAGCTTTTTTCCCTAAAGAATTTTTTTTGTATGCTGTAATAACTTTTCCTGTATCGGACTCTTTCTGAAAAGAAATCATCTTTCCTTCATTCGGCATATATAAAGGATCTAAACCAAGTATTCTGCAAAAAGCCGCCACATTATTTGCCATAGGAATTTTGTCATATTCTATTATTATGCCGACATTGGAACTTTCGGCAATTTCATTAAGAACCGCCGCAGCTCCACCTCGGGTCGGATCTCTCATAACGCGAACGTCAGGGCATACTTTTAAAATATCCTGCACCAAAAAATTTAAACAAGCGCAATCACTTTTTATTGAAGATTTAAAACCAAAATCATTTCTTGAAAGCATGACGGCTGCTCCGTGCTCTGCTATATTTCCGCTCACTATTATAGTATCTCCATATTTTGCGTTTGAGCCAGAAAGATTGATTTTTTTTCCGATAATTCCTATCGCACTCGTATTGATAAATATTGCGTCAACCTCGCCTTTTTTCATGACTTTCGTATCCCCGGTAACTATATTGACGCCTGCCAGCTTTGCCTGTTTTGCCATTGAAAACGTTATTTTTTGCAAATCTTTTACAGGAAAACCTTCTTCTATAACCGCCGCAGCAGATAAAGCCAAAGGTCGTGCACCCATCATCGAAATATCGTTAACGCTTCCGCAAACAGCAAGTTTTCCTATGTCCCCGCCTTTAAAAAAAATCGGATTTATGACAAATGAATCCGTAGCAAAAGCAAGTTTCATATTTTTTATTTTTAAAACAGCTCCGTCGTCAAGAGGATTCAGTTCTTTATTTGAAAACACTTTTTTAAAAACTTTGTTTATAAGTTCTTTGGATGCGTTGCCTCCGGCACCATGTGCCAAGGTTATTTTATCCATCGTATTTTCCGTATTTGTAATATGCGCTGCAAACACCTTCGGAAGAAACCATGCACGGACCCAAAGGTTTTAACGGAGTACATTTTTTTCCGAAAAAGCCGCAGCCATAAGGATTTATTTTTCCTCTCATTATATCTCCACATCTGCAGGGCTCTTTTTTATTCATGTCTTTTTCATCTTTAACTTGAAATTTGATGTCTGCATCAAAAGTGGCATATTTTTTGTTCAACCTAAATCCGCTTTTTTTTATACAACCGAGCCCGCGCCATATGTCATCTTTCAAATCAAACACTTCCGATATCAAATTTTTAGCTTTAATGTTTCCTTCTTCGTTTACAACCGCCTTATATATATTTTTAAATCCGCATGAGCGCGATTTGATATTTTTAATCAAAAAATCTATGGCTTCTACTATTTCTTTTTTTGAAAAACCCGTTACTGCACAGGATATTTTATATTTTTCTGCCACATATCTAAAAGCGCCGGCACCGGCTATGGCAGCAACATTTCCGGGGAGAATAAACCCGTTTATATCAAAATCATCATCAGAAACAAGCATGTTTAAAGCCGGAAAAATACTTTTAAACATCGAAAAAACAGAAATATTTTTGATTTTTTTTTCATAAGCTTCTTTTATGACTGCCGCCGCGGCAGGTAATGTAGTCTCAAAACCAGCTCCGATAAAGACAACTTCTTTTTCCGGATTTGCCTCGGCGATTTTCAAAGGGTCATATACGCAATAAATTACCCTGACATCAGCCCCTTTCAAAATTTCCAATTCAAGAGATGAGGTAAACGCCGGAACTCTAAGCATATCGCCGAATGTCGCAATTACTATATTTTTATTTTTTAACAAGTGCAGGCATTGTTCCAAGCGATTTGAAGGAGTTACACAAACAGGACAACCAGGACCTGAAATAAGTTCCGTTCCAACAAAATAATCGCGCAGTCCGTATCTGGCTATCGTCATAGTATGCGTACCGCATACTTCCATTATTTTTATCCCTTTAGAAAGACGATAGGATTGTCTTGTCGTCTTTTTTGATTCTTCAGCCGGCACAGGGCTGCTCCTTGGTTTCTTTTGTCCATTTATCTATTTGTCCAGGATGTATAAAGGAACGGCATCTTTGAAAGGCGTCTTCAAGAGAATCCGTTACGATAAGCATGTCAAAGTGTTCCTTCTTAAAAAATTTTTCTTCAATGCTTTTTTGTAAAAACTTTATGAAATCATCAAAATATCCGTTTACGTTTATTAAAGCGCAGGCTTTTTTATGTATGCACAGTTGTGACCACGTAAGTACTTCGGCAAGTTCGTCTATAGTCCCTATTCCCCCGGGTAACACAAAAAAATAATCAGCAAGTTCGTACATCTTATTTTTGCGTTCATGCATATTTTTTGTTACAATCAGCGAGTTTAAACCATTATGACAAACTTCAATATCTTTTAGCTGCTGCGGTATAATGCCGATAACTTTTGCGCTGTTTTCAAGAACGGAATTTGCCAAAACTCCCATAAGCCCGACCTTTCCACCACCGTAGACCAATTCGGCATTTTCATTTGCAATAAGTTTCCCTAGTTCTACCGCGGTTTCTATAAACTTTTTGTCTTTTCCCAGACTGGAACCGCAGAAAACACATACTTTTTCACTCACTATATCAACCCCGACTCTTTTGACGCATCTACAATATCTTTAGCGTCTTTTTTAGAAAGTTTGCTAATGGCAAAACCGGCATGTACTAAAACGTAATCGCCCAATTTTAAATTGTCCAAAAGCGTTATTTTTATTTCGGATTTAATTCCTCCAAAATCAATCTCAGCTGTACTTGAATCAACTATTTTTAATATTTTCCCAACTGTTGCAAGACACATTTTACCTTTTTGCCTTATATATTTTATCGTAAGCTTTTTTTGCTTCTTGGCGAACTTCTTTGTTGGTATCTTTACTCGAAAGATTACTCAAAAAAGTTAAAGCGGAGCTTGCCGATTTGCCCATATCCGACAATTCCGCTATAGCTCTAAGTTTTACATCTATATTGTTATGTTTGAGAAGATTTATAAGACCTGGGATGGCTTCATTTGAAGGCTTCCCCACTCTTGTCAAAGCATTGGCGGAAGCAATTCTGATAGTATGATTTTTATCTTGAAGCAAAGGAATTAATACGGGAACTGCATCATTAGCCTGATTTCCCATAGCTGCAAAAGTGTCTATCGTCGCAATTCTTATAATGTTTGGATTTTTACCGTCTGTCAAAGCTGCTAATTGCGAGACAGTACTTTTTGCAGCAGCACCTATATCCGATATGGCCTTCTTTGCTAAATCTCTTATTTCTTCCTGTCTTGTAAGCATTTTAATTAAAGCAGGAACGGTTTCATTGGCACCACCTTTTAAAATTCCAAAATTCTTTATAGCTTCTGCTACGACTACAATATTTTCGTCATTAAGGCGTTCCAGCATTTTATCAATAGCTCCTGACGACTTAAGATTTAGTGCATCAAAAGTACCGAGAGTTTCCAAGGCCGCTTTTCTTATTCCGAAATAATCATTATCAAGATACTCTGCAACTGTTCCTGCGCAAAAAGAAGCAGGTTTTCCTATTCTTGCAAGCGCATTTAAATGATCTATTTTTACATAATTATTACCTTCGGCAATACGTTTCAATATTTCACTGATAACTTCCGTTCTTCCGTTCCCAATATCTTTAATCACATCGGAAGCCATATCTCTTACATTTTTGCTGTAAGAAAGCATAGAAACCAACTCTCTTACCCCGTAAGCAGGATTCGCTTCAATGACTTTTTTATATCCCTGAATGGCGCCCTGAAAATCTTTTTTTACAAGTTTAATGTCGGCGACAGATTTTAAAGATACTATATCTCCCGGTTTCTTTTTAAGTATCGCTTCATATATCACCAGTGCTTCGTCATATTTTCCTTCTCTGAGAAGAGAATTTGCTTTTTCAGGAGTATTTCTTTCTACACATGCAAATAAAAATAATAAACTTAGAAGCATAAAATGTAAAAACTTAAATTTGCCTATCATATCATTTCTCTTTTATATTAATAAAAATTTTTCAGAATTATCCCTTTAAATCTTGGTAAGATGGGGCGACAGTATTATTAAATATCCTACTCGCCAAAAACAATTTTAGTTTTCATGATTTCTTCGCGATATTTTATTTTCATACGCAAGTATTCCATTGGTCTATCGCCTTTTGTCCTATTGCAATGAGGGCATAATAACTGATAGTTTTCATAGTAATCCCCGCCTCCCTTAACTTTAGGAATAATATGGTCTATTTCAAATTGGAAAATATCCATTTTAACGCCGCAAGCTCTGCACATTCCTTGTTGGTCTGCATAAAGCCGTTGTTTTACAGGCTGATTTATAGGTTCTTCTTTAATGTCTGTACGTTTTGGAGGTTTATCCGCTGCAACAAAATCACTAAACAACCCTGCATCGTCGCTTAAGCGGTCAATCAACACATTAACTGACTGTTTTTCAATGTCAATACCTATCCATTTTCTACCTAATTGCTGCGCAGCAACGCATGAGGTCGCACAGCCGCAAAATGGGTCAAACACTATGTCGCCTTCATTTGATGAGGCTTTTATAATGCGGCGCAAAAGAGCAAGTGGCTTTTGTGTGGGATAACCCGTTTTTTCTTTACTAAAACTTTTAATTGCGATAGAATCTAATACATCCCCGTTATTACAATTCCAAGTATCCTCTATTGGAATACCGTTCCCTGTAGGTTTTTTACCATCTCTGCGGACATAGTTTTGAGGATATGTTATGTATTCTTTATTAAATACAAAATTATCACTTTTTGTATAATATAAAATTATATCATGATTTCTAATAAATTTGCCTGCTTGTGTTTTATACCCTGAAACCCACCCAATTCGCCACACAATTTCATTTCTAAAATTACCTTTCCCAAAGATTTCATCTAACAGCGCTTTTAAATAATGGCTTGCAGTCGGGTCGCAATGCAGATACATACTGCCTGTATCTTTCAAAATGCGATACATTTCTATAATTCGTTGTGCCATATAAGTTAAATATGCTTTCATCGCTTTGCTGTGCATCACACCAACAGATGAAATAAATGTTGTCAATACAGGATATTTGTCCGCCATAGTTTCTAAATAAGATTCGTCAATATCTTCCCAACTCCACATATCTTTAAAACTTGCACCTGCGGCTTTTGTCCCAATGGGAGCGCAATACATACGTTTAGAATTAAATGGCGGATCTAAATAAATCAAATCCACAGATTGACTGTTCATCCCGTTCATAATATATAGATTGTCATTTGTGTATAATGTGTTTTTCATTTTTATTTTTTAAAATTAAATTATTTATATATGCCTGACCCAGACATAGACCTCCATCATTTATAGGAATTTGTTTATTGTAATAAATATCAAAGCCCAATGACAACAGTTTTTTTCCGATACTGTTTAATAAATATACATTCTGAAATACTCCTCCGCCAAGAGCTATTTGTTTTATTTTATGTTTTTTTGCTGTTTTTACGACAATATCGGCAATCGTGTTGTGAAATTTAGCGCTTATACATTCAACTGGAATTCTGCTTTTAATATTTTCTAAAATCCCTTTTAATAATTTCGATATATCAATTATGCCATTTTCTATATTATATCCATAACATTCTGACGTTTTATATGTATCTGCCGCTGACTCTAAAGCGATGGCAGCTTCCGCTTCAAAAGTGGATATATTTTTTATTCCGAGCAAAGAAGATACGGCATCAAATATCCTGCCAGCACTTGATGTCAAAGGCGAATTGACATTATTTTCAATTATTTTAATTATGGTTTTATAGTCATATTTTTTTAAATGTGTGGGCATATATTGTAAAAGATTGTATTTATAGAGAAGAGAGACTGCCAAACGCCATACTTCTTTTACGCATACGTCTCCACCTGGAAGACAAAAATAACCGAAATGTCCAGCTCTTTTAAATTTTTGTTTTGAATACAAAATAAACTCGCCACCCCAAATATTTCCATCTTCGCCATAGCCGTTTCCGTCAAATATAAAACCCAAAACATCCCCGTTTAAATTATGTTCGACGATTACCGACGCCATATGCGCATAATGATGCCAAACAAAATTTACTTTTTTATAATGCTGCTTTGCATACAAGCTCGAATAATATGTCGGATGCGCATCACAAACTGAAATCATCGGATTTATATCAAGAAAAGATTTCATTTTATTTATGCTTTCACTGTAAAATTTTAAATTCGCGTTTTCTGCCAAATCGCCAACGTACTGTGAAAGATAGGCATTGCCTTTTCTTATGAAACAAAAATTATTTTTTAAATCTCCGCCAGCTGCAAACATATCCGTGCCAATGCCGGTTTTTACTGGCATTGGAACATATCCTCTACTTCTTCTTATAATTATTTTCTCTTTGCCTCCAGGCAAAAATTTTACGATTGAATCATCCGCTCTGTTTTCTATATCTCTGTCATGCGTGAGAAAATAATCAGCTGTTTTGTTGAGATTTTCAAAAGCTTCTTTTTCATTAATGGATATAGGCTCATCGATTTTATTCCCCGAAGTCATTACAAGAAGCGGTATCTTTTCCATTAAAAGATAGTGAAGCGGCGCATACGGCAGCATTATTCCCAACGACGAATTATCTGGTGCAAGCATATCAAGCATAGGTATTTTAACCTTTTTTTTTAAAAGAACTATCGGTGCACTTTTTGACAGTAATTCCGCTTTTTCATACTTATTTATAAAACAAAGGTTCTCGGCGATTCTTATATTAGTCATAACTGCGAAAGGTTTATGAGGTCTTTGTTTTCTTTTTCTTAATTTATTTACGGCTCTCGGATTTGAAGCGTCGCAGCACAGATGATAGCCGCCTATACTTTTAACGGCTAAAATTTTACCCGTTTTTAAAAACTTGACTGAGTCCGTTAAAGCTTGATTTCTATATGATAAAAGTTCTTTATCACGAGTAAACAAAGACAATTTAGGTCCACATTTATGACAGGCGTTTGGTTGAGCATGAAGCCTCCTGTTTGAAGAATTGTTGTATTCACGCAGACAATCGCCGCACATGGAAAACTTATTCATCGTGGTATTTTTTCTGTCATAAGGAAGTTTTTTGATTATCGAAAAACGTGGACCACATTTTATGCAGTTTATAAAAGGGTACAAATATCTTCTGTCGGTATTTGAAAACAATTCCTTTCTACAGTCATTGCATAAAGCCAAATCATACGGAAAATCGGAAATTATTTCGGTTTTTTTACTTTTACTGATTGTAAAATTCAAAAATTTTTTAGGAACGATTTCTTTAACAAAATATTCTGCGTCGAAATCGGATTTTCTCAATTCCAAAACAAACTTTTTCAAATCGCATTTTTTCCCACAGGCTGTAATTTGTACGCCTATACCGGTATTGCACACAAAACCCGTTAAATTATTTTTAACGGCAAGATTATAAACAAAAGGTCTAAAGCCCAGCCCCTGTACTGTACCGTAGACTTCAATTAAGAAAGCATTACTCCCCTTCGATATTTTTAACATACACTTCATGACCTGAAACAATCTTTATGTCGTTTGCTCCGCAATGAGGACACGTTAAATATTCCATTTGCGAAGGTCTTATCTCTTCTAAACATAAATTGCATTGAGCTGCAAGCGGCACGATTTCATATTCGATTACCGCATCTTTGGCAACTGCGTTTTCGACAAATATATGATCTACAAAAGAGTGATTTAGAAAATCCTTTTCAATCCCCGAAGCCGTTCCTAAAACTACTGTTATTTTTGTTATTTTTGCCAAATTATTTTTCTCAGCCTCACTTAAAATCACTTTCCACAAATCTCTGGCAATACCGTGCTCATGCATCAGCAGCATCCTCCTTATAAGTTTTAATAATTATTATACGAAAATATCACTTAACGGTTTGCAGAAAATGATAGCATATTCTAAAATTTAACTAAAGGGAACTCTGTGCTATACAAGACAAAAAACTCCGCTTTTACTCGGAGTTTTCATTTTATTCATTATAAGCGGGCGATGGGACTTGAACCCACGACCTTCTCGTTGGCAACGAGACGTTCTACCGCTGAACTACACCCGCAAATAAAGCAAATTTTTATTTATACTCGAAGGCACGATTTGAACAATATTTATTTCTCATGCTTCTTTATCATCGCCGAATTTTATGCTGAGGGCGGGACTTGAACCCGCATCCCGTTAAGGACACGCCCCTCAAACGTGCGCGTATGCCAATTCCGCCACCTCAGCGTAATTTGCCGTTACTGAACAGGCTCCTGCGGAACTGCTATAGGCAGATTAGAGAGCTGGTTTACCACTGACATCATGCTCATGTTTGTAGAAACTTTCGTGAGCGTCAAAGAAGTAAACATAAAAATACATGCCATAGCTACTGTCAGCTTCTTTATGAATGCCATTCCCGAAGGGGCATTAAATATTTGATCTGATCCGCCTCCACCAAAAATACCCGCCATACCGCCGCTCTTTCCAGCTTGCAAAAGAACAACAAGTATTAAACCCAAACAAACCGC
The window above is part of the Candidatus Endomicrobium procryptotermitis genome. Proteins encoded here:
- a CDS encoding pyridoxal phosphate-dependent aminotransferase family protein; the protein is MSSDIFEKCLNFHDANELKKSGFYPYFHTVESQQGPETVVDGKKKIVVCSNNYLGLASHPKVIESSIEAVKKYGTSGTGSRFLNGTSDLHEKVEKKFAKFINKESAVLFTTGHHSNLGAISSLVGKGEVIITDKLDHASIIDGCRLSFGEMARFRHNDMSDLERQLAKNQGRGMLIVVDGIFSMEGDIANLPEISKLAKKYGAKVYVDEAHSLGVIGENGRGTGSHFNIEEDVDVLMATASKSLASIGGFIASRNEVIDYIKHASRSMIFTASLPPACVGAIDTALDLIIQEPERRMKLMENSKKMKTAFQSMGYKTNNSQSPIVPLTVGSDLTAFKMWKMLFDEGVFASPVVTPAVPEGQAIIRTSYMATHTDEHLNFILDKFSKVGKALGIIS
- a CDS encoding NAD-dependent epimerase/dehydratase family protein; the encoded protein is MLKVLVTGSNGFIGSHIVEALLSKKHQVTCVVRKTSDLSWISHLPVFFKYGDLNDIKFLEICVKNIDIIVHCAGRVRAFNREDYFKGNVEYTKNLCNAVLKMNPSLKKFIFISSQAAMGPGSSANPKKLNEEETPVSDYGLSKIAAEEEIQELFLGKIPYTILRPASVYGPRDKDIFIFFNLVNKHLRPFTVEKRVLQLVYVKDVARCVCTCLDNKKSDNRTYYLAEETPYTWSQVGQVISKAVGRTAMPIPIPDFVFKFAGMAAQSFSYITGKPAVLNKQKINEMLQEYWIADNTCARVDLGIEFTKLEIASKITYNWYLNNKFF
- the hypE gene encoding hydrogenase expression/formation protein HypE — protein: MDKITLAHGAGGNASKELINKVFKKVFSNKELNPLDDGAVLKIKNMKLAFATDSFVINPIFFKGGDIGKLAVCGSVNDISMMGARPLALSAAAVIEEGFPVKDLQKITFSMAKQAKLAGVNIVTGDTKVMKKGEVDAIFINTSAIGIIGKKINLSGSNAKYGDTIIVSGNIAEHGAAVMLSRNDFGFKSSIKSDCACLNFLVQDILKVCPDVRVMRDPTRGGAAAVLNEIAESSNVGIIIEYDKIPMANNVAAFCRILGLDPLYMPNEGKMISFQKESDTGKVITAYKKNSLGKKAAVIGKVVKDPKGVWVKTVSGNLRKILNIDTEQLPRIC
- the hypD gene encoding hydrogenase formation protein HypD — protein: MPAEESKKTTRQSYRLSKGIKIMEVCGTHTMTIARYGLRDYFVGTELISGPGCPVCVTPSNRLEQCLHLLKNKNIVIATFGDMLRVPAFTSSLELEILKGADVRVIYCVYDPLKIAEANPEKEVVFIGAGFETTLPAAAAVIKEAYEKKIKNISVFSMFKSIFPALNMLVSDDDFDINGFILPGNVAAIAGAGAFRYVAEKYKISCAVTGFSKKEIVEAIDFLIKNIKSRSCGFKNIYKAVVNEEGNIKAKNLISEVFDLKDDIWRGLGCIKKSGFRLNKKYATFDADIKFQVKDEKDMNKKEPCRCGDIMRGKINPYGCGFFGKKCTPLKPLGPCMVSSEGVCSAYYKYGKYDG
- a CDS encoding TIGR00730 family Rossman fold protein; this encodes MSEKVCVFCGSSLGKDKKFIETAVELGKLIANENAELVYGGGKVGLMGVLANSVLENSAKVIGIIPQQLKDIEVCHNGLNSLIVTKNMHERKNKMYELADYFFVLPGGIGTIDELAEVLTWSQLCIHKKACALINVNGYFDDFIKFLQKSIEEKFFKKEHFDMLIVTDSLEDAFQRCRSFIHPGQIDKWTKETKEQPCAG
- a CDS encoding HypC/HybG/HupF family hydrogenase formation chaperone, whose product is MCLATVGKILKIVDSSTAEIDFGGIKSEIKITLLDNLKLGDYVLVHAGFAISKLSKKDAKDIVDASKESGLI
- a CDS encoding HEAT repeat domain-containing protein; the encoded protein is MIGKFKFLHFMLLSLLFLFACVERNTPEKANSLLREGKYDEALVIYEAILKKKPGDIVSLKSVADIKLVKKDFQGAIQGYKKVIEANPAYGVRELVSMLSYSKNVRDMASDVIKDIGNGRTEVISEILKRIAEGNNYVKIDHLNALARIGKPASFCAGTVAEYLDNDYFGIRKAALETLGTFDALNLKSSGAIDKMLERLNDENIVVVAEAIKNFGILKGGANETVPALIKMLTRQEEIRDLAKKAISDIGAAAKSTVSQLAALTDGKNPNIIRIATIDTFAAMGNQANDAVPVLIPLLQDKNHTIRIASANALTRVGKPSNEAIPGLINLLKHNNIDVKLRAIAELSDMGKSASSALTFLSNLSSKDTNKEVRQEAKKAYDKIYKAKR
- a CDS encoding HNH endonuclease, giving the protein MKNTLYTNDNLYIMNGMNSQSVDLIYLDPPFNSKRMYCAPIGTKAAGASFKDMWSWEDIDESYLETMADKYPVLTTFISSVGVMHSKAMKAYLTYMAQRIIEMYRILKDTGSMYLHCDPTASHYLKALLDEIFGKGNFRNEIVWRIGWVSGYKTQAGKFIRNHDIILYYTKSDNFVFNKEYITYPQNYVRRDGKKPTGNGIPIEDTWNCNNGDVLDSIAIKSFSKEKTGYPTQKPLALLRRIIKASSNEGDIVFDPFCGCATSCVAAQQLGRKWIGIDIEKQSVNVLIDRLSDDAGLFSDFVAADKPPKRTDIKEEPINQPVKQRLYADQQGMCRACGVKMDIFQFEIDHIIPKVKGGGDYYENYQLLCPHCNRTKGDRPMEYLRMKIKYREEIMKTKIVFGE